Genomic segment of Truepera radiovictrix DSM 17093:
ATCCGGACGACGCCGGTGTAGCGCGCCCGCGGCAGGTCGGCTAGAGGGCTAAAAGACCTACTCACGGGAGGCGTCCGCGGCGTACGCCTCGCCGAGGCGGAGCTCACCGAGCCCCGCTTCGGCCAGAAACATCTGCGCCGCCTCGAGCCCGTAGGTGCGGGCGACGGCGCGCAACCCCTTGACCGGCACGTGGGCGAAGCGGTGGGCGAGGCGGGCGGCCTCCTCGCTGCCGACGCCGTCGCCTAAAGCGTCGAGCGTGGTCGCGAGGTAGAGCTGCCGAAGCCGCTGGATGGAGGGGCCGAGCTGCCGCTCCGTCCACGCCTCGAGGGCCCCCTCCAGCGCCTCCTGGAGGATCACCTCGGCCGCGGCGAGCTTCTCTTGAAGCGCCTCGCGCCGCGTCCGGCCCGCCGCCTGCAGCGTGTCGACGTCGAGCACGCGGACGCGCGAGGCCTCAATGACCTCGGGGTGGACGTTGCGCGGCACCCCGAGGTCAATGATCAGCTTGAGCTCGGGGAGCCGCTGCACGAGCAAGGGGTCGATCAGCGCGCGCACCGGCGTCGCGCACACCAAGGCGTCGACGGGGGGCGGCGCTGCCAGAAACGCTTCGAGGCTCGAGCTGCGCGCACCCAGGTGCCGCGCGAGCTGCCGCGCCCGCGGGGCGCTGCGGTTGACGATGAGGAGGTCGAAGCCGGGCTCGCTGGCGAGCGTCTTCGCGGCGAGCGACCCCATCTCCCCAGCGCCGAGCACCGCCACCGAACCCCCTTGGGGGAGCGCGCGCAACAGGTCGGGCCGTGCGAGGCTAAAAAGCGAGGTTTTAAGGGGCGCTAGGGCGACCTCGCGGCGCACCTTTTTGGCGATGCGCAGGGCCGTGTGAAAGGCGAACGAGGTCAAAGGCCCCGTGCTGCCGGCCGCCTGCGCGGCCGCGAACGCGCTCCGGACCTGCGCCATGATCTGGTCCTCGCCCGGGTTGAGCGAGTCGAGCGAGGCGGCGATGCGGGTGAGCTGCTCCAAGGCCCCGTCGCCCGTGTAGGCGTACGGGCGGCAGAGCTGCCCAGTCGGGGTCAGCAGCGCCCGAGCCTGCGCGACGTCCATGGTTTTGGGTAGAGCGACGACCACATCCCAGCGGTTGCAGGTGACGATAGGC
This window contains:
- a CDS encoding NAD(P)-binding domain-containing protein; protein product: MERLALIGVSHRRGGAAALEAWQAAFKPPYSELAGLGFAEWVPIVTCNRWDVVVALPKTMDVAQARALLTPTGQLCRPYAYTGDGALEQLTRIAASLDSLNPGEDQIMAQVRSAFAAAQAAGSTGPLTSFAFHTALRIAKKVRREVALAPLKTSLFSLARPDLLRALPQGGSVAVLGAGEMGSLAAKTLASEPGFDLLIVNRSAPRARQLARHLGARSSSLEAFLAAPPPVDALVCATPVRALIDPLLVQRLPELKLIIDLGVPRNVHPEVIEASRVRVLDVDTLQAAGRTRREALQEKLAAAEVILQEALEGALEAWTERQLGPSIQRLRQLYLATTLDALGDGVGSEEAARLAHRFAHVPVKGLRAVARTYGLEAAQMFLAEAGLGELRLGEAYAADASRE